Part of the Luteitalea sp. genome, CGTCATCCTTGACCTTCCCATTGCCGACGGCTTCGACCTTTCCCTGCTGCGGCTTTTCCTTGGCCGTGTCAGGGATGATGATGCCGCCGACTTGCTGTTCGTCTTCCTCGATGCGCTTGACGATGATGCGGTCGTGTAGCGGTCTGACCTTCATAGCTCAACTCCGCGTGAGGCCACAACACGCGGTTTGCCCGGCAGTGGCCTCCGTATAGGCGATGTCATATGGATGGTTGTCTCCCTTGGTGCGTTAGCAGTCACCCTGGGCAACTGCTAATTATAGGACAGACGCGTGGCGGGTCAAGGGCAAAAAAGGTTCGAGGTTCGAGGTTCGAGGTTCGAGGTTCGAGGTTGGGGCGGGTCGGGGGTCGGGTGTGAGGTTCGAGGTTGGAGGTTGAGCGTTGAGTGGCGAAGTGGCGGGCGGCGAGGGAGGTTGGCCACCAGCGTCGAGCCTTCCACCTCAAACCTCAAACCTTGGACCTCGAACCTCGAACCTTTTGCCCCTTGCCCCGCCGACTATTCGTGGAGAGCTCGTACTCGCAGATCTTGCGGCGAAGCGTGTTGCGGTGGAGACCCGTCAGCTCGGCGGCGCGGCCGATACTGCCACGAGCGTGGTCCAGGGCGGCCTGGATGAAGCGGCGCTCGAACTCTCGCCGGGCATCCTCGTAGAGAATACCCTTGTTGATCATTTCGCCGATGAGACGCTCGAGCTCCTCCCGCACGCCTTCGACTCCCAGCAATTGGACCGCTCAGGCGAGCGTGCCGCCAGTGATTCGGTGAAAGGCTTCCAGGTACCTTTCGCGTGTGCGCGCGACCACCTCGTCTGGCAGAGACGGTACGGGCGGCTGCTTGTTCCAACCGATGGCTTCGAGGTAGTCCCGCACGTACTGCTTGTCAAAGCTGGGCTGTGGGCCCCCTGGCGTGTGGTGCTCCGCTGGCCAAAAGCGCGACGAGTCGGGTGTCAATACCTCGTCGATCAAGATCAACTGCTGCTGACCCCCTGCCTCGACGAGGCCGAACTCGAACTTCG contains:
- a CDS encoding co-chaperone GroES, with translation MKVRPLHDRIIVKRIEEDEQQVGGIIIPDTAKEKPQQGKVEAVGNGKVKDD
- a CDS encoding histidine kinase translates to MLGVEGVREELERLIGEMINKGILYEDARREFERRFIQAALDHARGSIGRAAELTGLHRNTLRRKICEYELSTNSRRGKGQKVRGSRSKV